The region ttaagttgggaatcttcactctcttctatacctattatccttaggtttggtctttgcattgtatcctggatttcctggatgttttctgttatgagctttttgcattttcattttttttttactgatgtGTCAATGCTTTCTacagtatcttctgcacctgagattctctctcctatctcttttattctgttagtAATGCTTGGATCTATGACTCTAAATATCATTTTTAGACTTTCTAccttcagggttgtctccctttgtgatttctattgtttctatttccatttttatatcctggatggttttgttcaattccttctccagtttgactgtgttttcctgtagtaattttagggatttttgtgtttcctctttaaggccttctacctatttatttgtgttctcctgtatttctttaacagagttattaatgtctttcttaaagtcctttatcatcaccCTCAATAGATGTGACTTTAAATGAGAGTCTtgctttttcttgtgtgttggaTTATCTATGGTTCACTGTGTTGAGAGATCTGGTTTCAGATGGTGCCAAGTAGCTTTGGCTTCCATTGCTTATGTTTTTGGTCTTACCTCTCaccatctggctatctctggtgttagctggtcttgctgtttctgactgtgTCTTGTCCTTCCTGCAAGCCTCTATGTCAGTACTCCTGGTACTCCTTCTgagaggaatttgggtatggagagctgtggcacagggtaaGCTCCAGGGTgaagatggaaactggaagtatcctgtcccaggctgctcctctgttcctgtgtcctgaggattCCAGGCATGTccatttgagcagaagtggtggttttacctgtgctcacaggcttgtctgcactcctgggagaccagctctcttggTGGTACTTAGGTATTGAGCACTGTGACAGAGGATCATCTCCTGGctccttttttctttacattcaGGTACAAAGTAATCACAGACAAGAGTCATGGTTCTGGACCTAGGTTATTTCTATGGCAACAAAAGTTGCAAAGAAACACCAAGAAAGCTTCAGAGGAAGTTAGCATGAGAATTTGATTAATGTCAAGAAGGATGCAGACATGATACTTTCTGATTAATGCTATTACTCAGGAGAGGTAGAAAATATAAGCCTGTGGAGAGCAGTTGAAGATGTTGTTGGACCAATGAGTCATGTCAAGTCAGTCAGCTGAGAGGGGAGTGGACAGTGGTCAAGTGCAGCAGGGCAGTGCTCACTCCAAAGCCACCTCTGAGatccaggcagagagaggctcTTCATCACGGCTCTGCTTTGCTTCTTGACATGTCCACCATGTTTTCAGCTGTCTCAGGAATGTCCTCCAGTGCTCTCTGGAGAACCTTTTTGAGGGTCTGGTGCTTCAACCGATGCCTGAAGGAGCCCACGAAGAAGTAAATGATGGGGTTGGCACAGCTGTTAATAGCAGTCAGGATAAGTGATACCATATAAAGACTTAAATCAAATTTACCAAAATCATTCTTAATCAAGTTTAAAAGGAACCAGTAGAAGCCACAGGGCAACGCGCAgaggagaaaaaccaaaacagtcaGCATGATGGTCACGTACAATCTGGTAAGCTTCATCCGCTCAGTGCCACAGAACAACCTGACCAGCAGAGCCAGGCTGGACACACAGAGGACCACAGACAAAAATACCAGATATAAGGCAATAAAGTATGTCGATGCCATACACCCATAGTTATTTACATATTTGGTATCTAAGAAACCGCAGAAATACCTATTCAGAATGCAGGTCAACAGGGATAGGATCCAGATCACAGCACACACGACAGATGATGTGTTTTTTGGGCGGTGGCAGCGATACCAGATGGGGCACAGGACAGACAGGCAGCGCTCAGTGCTGATGGCACTGAGCATGCTTAGGCCTGCGATGTAGGGAATCATCCTCATGGTGTAAAAGCACCTGCGAAAGATAATATTGGTGTAGGAAAACTTGAGAAGACCCAGCATGGAAGCTATGatgtgacagaggaggaagagaaagtcagCCAGGGCCAAGTTTAGAATGTAGATGGAGAAGGCATTCCTGCGTAAGCGGAAGCCCAGGAGCCAGAACACAATGGTGTTTCCTGCCATCCCGACCATTCCGAGGATGATGATGATCAAGTGTGGGATCCAGGGGATGATGTCAATACTTCGAGGGATGGATGCGtctgttgtatttgttgttgtgGGTGTCATTGGCGAGGCTGGGGTGTTTAGGGCCAGAAACCCTGCACCGGTGCTGCtgggaacaaaagaagaaatgatgcCTTCATTATGAAcacaccttttcttttcctttttttgtttattctttgttgttgttgttttttaattttttctattggatattttctttatttaaatttcaaatgttgtcccctttcctgcttttccttcctccctgaaaacccctatcccatgctccctccccctgcttctatgagggtgttccttcacacacccacccactcctacctctctgccctccatttcctcatactggggcatctatcaagccttcataggtcCAAGGActtcttcttccattgatgcatgacatagccatcctctgttacatatgcagctagagctatgtgtactctttgttgatggtttagtccctggaagctgggGTGGTTgtggtggtctggttggttgatattgttgttcttcctatggggttgagaAGCCATTCAactccctcagtcttttctctaactcctctattagggaccctgtgctcagtctaacgGTTGGCTTCTAACatatgcctctgtatttgtaaggctctggcagggcctctcagaagacagccatatcaggctcatTTCAGCATATACTTGTTGCTACCCACAATGGGgtctgtgtttggtaactgtatataggatgaatccccaggtgggacagtttctgggtgacctttcctttactctctgctttacactttatctccatatttgctcctctaagtattttcttcttctaagaagtattgaagcacccacactttggtcttccttcatattaagcttcatgtggtctgtgattgTATTCTGCTTATTTGCAGCTTTAGGGCTtgtatccactcatcagtgagtgcatgccatgtgtgttcttttgtgattgggttacctcactcaggatgatattttctagttctatccatttgccaaagaatttcatgatttcattatttttaatagccaagtagtactACATTTtttaactgtaccacattttctgtattcattcctctgttgagaaaaatctaggttctttccagctctggctattataaataagactgctataaatatagtagagcatgtatccttattacatgttggagcatattctgggtatatgcctagtggtagtattgctggatcttctggtagtactatatccaattttctgaggaaccaccaaactgatttctagagtggttataccagcaaatattcccaccagcaagggaggagtgttcctctttttccacatgctcaccagcatctgctgtccctcATCTTCTGctgagttttttttatttttagccattctgactggtatgaggtggaatctctgggttaCATTTGTTGAACACACCTTTTgttaaagacatattttattaatacatatttgttgggaataagcaaaaaaaaaccaattctAAGAActaccatttcattttcaaactccATTTAATCATAGAAACTGAATCCAAGGTCCGAGGACGCagtgggagctggggacttcccaatAGCCGAACAGCTTCTATTATAAGGAAATAGTTGTCAGAGTCGAGCTATCTCAGGGGcatcttctccatcttgctggcagggtcaaacCAACATTCTTTTCCAAGGCCTAAGAACTTACTCCTAACCTGATTGGTGAAAACACCCTTGCTTAATCCCTATGTCAAAACATGATTGGACAATGGTACAGCCCTTTCTGTTCCCTTATCATTAAGGTTCCATTCCTTAAATAATCTGTACAACATTCCTTCAAGGTTGTAGTTCAACTCTTGGGTCTGTTCTTCAGCCCCATGGACCAGAGTCAGCTTGATAACAGTACATTTTTGTCATCTGCACTGCCATGGTATTTGAGTTATGATGGATTTATGTTGGATCCAAGCAGACCCCATGACATACTAACTGTGTAAGGTGCTGAGTTTTATTATGAGATTTTCAGGTGTTTATAATGTACATTTTGTGATCATTAATTAACTGTGAACCCTAGCTTGCCTGCTAGGAATAACATTTTTTCGTGTGTTTCGGGGGGGGATGATATAGGCTGGCAGAAGGCCAGCAACTTCCCAAAGCAGATTCCCAAAGCCCTGGAACCCATACCTCTCCCTTGAACTGTCCCTTAGAATCATCACTTCCATGTATTGATTATACGTGGATGGGAGAAAAGCCAGAGGAGAAATATCCAAAGCCAGTAAATATCCAAATTTGAGATGGCAGCCAATACTGTAGATTGAGaaaccatcccatcatcagccaccaaatgcagacactcttgcgtacgccagcaagattttgctgaaaggaccctgttatagctgtctcttgtgaggctatgccagtgcctggcaaacacagaagtgcatgctcacagtcagctattggatggaacacagggcccccaatggaggagctagagaaagtacccaaggagctgaagggggctgcaaccctgtaggtgcaacaacaatatgaactaaccagtaccccctgagcttgtgtctctagctgcatatgtagcagaagatggcctggtcagccatcactgggaatagaggccctttggtcttgcaaactttatatgccccaatacaggggaacaccaggaacAAGAATTGGtagtgcgtgggtaggggagcaggtaggggagggtataggggattttcgggaaAGCATTTAAAACGTAAATGtggtaaatacttaataaaaattggaaagaaaaaaaagaaagaaagcatccaaCTTAAACACAGTACAGAATGAGTGAGGAGAAGAAGCTGACAACCTGGCAGGGAATAGCAGTTGTCTAGGAAGAAAAATCAGAGTCTggaagatttctttcttcaggaattCATAGAGGGCCTCCAGGCCAAAGGAGGATGCAGACAGGCACCCAGGAATGAATGCAGGGCTTCCTCCTTGTGCACTATGGTCCCAAGGGAATAGAAAAGGAAGTAAGTGGAAACCCAGTAAATCTTTTACCTTCAATTATGGGCCTTAGAAATGTTCAAAGCTAATTACAGGGCATGAGGTATTTGTAATATTGAACTGGTAACTTCAAAAGGAACAAGTTATATTTAGATTGTTGACGTGTGTACTTGGGTTTGTAGAATCCTCTTTTAATATGGGTGAAAAAAAACTAAGACTTAATCAGACAGAGGAGTAATTTTCTGATCATGCCATGTGAGCCATTTTAGTACTCATCCCTGATCTCTTGCATTACTGTTCAAggctctgtctcctcacatcGCTACAAGACCCGACTATGATGCCCTTCATCACTACACACTCCTCCCTTGGTTCTTATCATCATGAAGAGGAATGTGTGGATTTTTCATTGTGAGAGTGTCAGAAGTCTTTTGAGAATCAGCCATAACACCTTGTGGTTTAAAGTGATGTTTTGGGGGTGTCAGGTTGGGAAGGGATGGACTTTGTCACAGTTCATCTTGACTGCAAATTTGATTAGGTTAAGAAACAGGTGGGAGATCCATTAAGTATATcttactttatgtatgtatggTCACCTCCAGATATCAGCTGTTGAGAAtggatgaaataaatatattaagcCATTGGTGGACTCTATATGATGTTTGTGTTTTTGGGATTTGGGGCCTATTTGGATAAAGTAGGTCAGTGGCAATGTGTTCCTTGGGTACACAGCTTTCTCTAGCATCCTCTCTGTATGCTGAGTTTGTTCATTAGTTCTAGTGGACTTTGGGGGACTTAAAGCTGTTAATGTAAGTCAGATCTTGTCACATGAAAAAGTCAGAACTGGACATTCTCACTCTTAGTTAATATTTACATCTTTTATCTTGACTGAACTCATGAGCAAGGCCTTCTAGTACTGGGATGGTTTGCATACGCTTGGCTCAGGATGTGGCACGATTACATGTGGCCCTGTTTGAGTAGgtatgtcattgtgggtgtgggttataagtccctcatcctagctgtatggaatccagtattctgctagtTGCCTTCAGGTGAATTTGTAGAACTTTCAGCctcttctgcaccatgcctgcctgcctggatgctgccatgcctctgccttgatgataatggacagaacctctgaacctttaaacCCACCACCAATTAAGTATTAttcttaaaagagttgccttggtcatggtgtctgttcacagcagtaaaaccctaactaagacaagtactacattgaatccATACAGCTACTCTAAaacccatctgtcttagtcagggtttctattcctgcacaaacatcatgaccaagaagcaagttggggagtaaagggtttatttggcttatatttccacattgatattgatcaccaaaggatgcaggactggaactcaagcaggtcagaaagtaggagctgatgcagaggccatggagggatattctttactggcttgctcccctggcttgctcagcttgctctcttataNNNNNNNNNNNNNNNNNNNNNNNNNNNNNNNNNNNNNNNNNNNNNNNNNNNNNNNNNNNNNNNNNNNNNNNNNNNNNNNNNNNNNNNNNNNNNNNNNNNNNNNNNNNNNNNNNNNNNNNNNNNNNNNNNNNNNNNNNNNNNNNNNNNNNNNNNNNNNNNNNNNNNNNNNNNNNNNNNNNNNNNNNNNNNNNNNNNNNNNNNNNNNNNNNNNNNNNNNNNNNNNNNNNNNNNNNNNNNNNNNNNNNNNNNNNNNNNNNNNNNNNNNNNNNNNNNNNNNNNNNNNNNNNNNNNNNNNNNNNNNNNNNNNNNNNNNNNNNNNNNNNNNNNNNNNNNNNNNNNNNNNNNNNNNNNNNNNNNNNNNNNNNNNNNNNNNNNNNNNNNNNNNNNNNNNNNNNNNNNNNNNNNNNNNNNNNNNNNNNNNNNNNNNNNNNNNNNNNNNNNNNNNNNNNNNNNNNNNNNNNNNNNNNNNNNNNNNNNNNNNNNNNNNNNNNNNNNNNNNNNNNNNNNNNNNNNNNNNNNNNNNNNNNNNNNNNNNNNNNNNNNNNNNNNNNNNNNNNNNNNNNNNNNNNNNNNNNNNNNNNNNNNNNNNNNNNNNNNNNNNNNNNNNNNNNNNNNNNNNNNNNNNNNNNNNNNNNNNNNNNNNNNNNNNNNNNNNNNNNNNNNNNNNNNNNNNNNNNNNNNNNNNNNNNNNNNNNNNNNNNNNNNNNNNNNNNNNNNNNNNNNNNNNNNNNNNNNNNNNNNNNNNNNNNNNNNNNNNNNNNNNNNNNNNNNNNNNNNNNNNNNNNNNNNNNNNNNNNNNNNNNNNNNNNNNNNNNNNNNNNNNNNNNNNNNNNNNNNNNNNNNNNNNNNNNNNNNNNNNNNNNNNNNNNNNNNNNNNNNNNNNNNNNNNNNNNNNNNNNNNNNNNNNNNNNNNNNNNNNNNNNNNNNNNNNNNNNNNNNNNNNNNNNNNNNNNNNNNNNNNNNNNNNNNNNNNNNNNNNNNNNNNNNNNNNNNNNNNNNNNNNNNNNNNNNNNNNNNNNNNNNNNNNNNNNNNNNNNNNNNNNNNNNNNNNNNNNNNNNNNNNNNNNNNNNNNNNNNNNNNNNNNNNNNNNNNNNNNNNNNNNNNNNNNNNNNNNNNNNNNNNNNNNNNNNNNNNNNNNNNNNNNNNNNNNNNNNNNNNNNNNNNNNNNNNNNNNNNNNNNNNNNNNNNNNNNNNNNNNNNNNNNNNNNNNNNNNNNNNNNNNNNNNNNNNNNNNNNNNNNNNNNNNNNNNNNNNNNNNNNNNNNNNNNNNNNNNNNNNNNNNNNNNNNNNNNNNNNNNNNNNNNNNNNNNNNNNNNNNNNNNNNNNNNNNNNNNNNNNNNNNNNNNNNNNNNNNNNNNNNNNNNNNNNNNNNNNNNNNNNNNNNNNNNNNNNNNNNNNNNNNNNNNNNNNNNNNNNNNNNNNNNNNNNNNNNNNNNNNNNNNNNNNNNNNNNNNNNNNNNNNNNNNNNNNNNNNNNNNNNNNNNNNNNNNNNNNNNNNNNNNNNNNNNNNNNNNNNNNNNNNNNNNNNNNNNNNNNNNNNNNNNNNNNNNNNNNNNNNNNNNNNNNNNNNNNNNNNNNNNNNNNNNNNNNNNNNNNNNNNNNNNNNNNNNNNNNNNNNNNNNNNNNNNNNNNNNNNNNNNNNNNNNNNNNNNNNNNNNNNNNNNNNNNNNNNNNNNNNNNNNNNNNNNNNNNNNNNNNNNNNNNNNNNNNNNNNNNNNNNNNNNNNNNNNNNNNNNNNNNNNNNNNNNNNNNNNNNNNNNNNNNNNNNNNNNNNNNNNNNNNNNNNNNNNNNNNNNNNNNNNNNNNNNNNNNNNNNNNNNNNNNNNNNNNNNNNNNNNNNNNNNNNNNNNNNNNNNNNNNNNNNNNNNNNNNNNNNNNNNNNNNNNNNNNNNNNNNNNNNNNNNNNNNNNNNNNNNNNNNNNNNNNNNNNNNNNNNNNNNNNNNNNNNNNNNNNNNNNNNNNNNNNNNNNNNNNNNNNNNNNNNNNNNNNNNNNNNNNNNNNNNNNNNNNNNNNNNNNNNNNNNNNNNNNNNNNNNNNNNNNNNNNNNNNNNNNNNNNNNNNNNNNNNNNNNNNNNNNNNNNNNNNNNNNNNNNNNNNNNNNNNNNNNNNNNNNNNNNNNNNNNNNNNNNNNNNNNNNNNNNNNNNNNNNNNNNNNNNNNNNNNNNNNNNNNNNNNNNNNNNNNNNNNNNNNNNNNNNNNNNNNNNNNNNNNNNNNNNNNNNNNNNNNNNNNNNCTGAATAATCTTCCCAGAActcccttcctttattttattcattagtgAAAGTCACGATCTCTTTACTTCTAGTGCTGAGGCCTGAAGCTGATGCTTGTGTGTGCTAAATACACACACCACCCTCAGCCCTCCTTGAAATCTCTTTAGTGCTTGGCAAGCATACCATCTGTGTATTCAAGGAATGGGTTATAGATTTAATACTCTCAATCTGACTATATGCACCTAGAGATTCTAAGCAGCTTGCTCGTTTACTTTGAGTTAGAGAGTCAGTATGAAAACGCTGGCCAGTGGATGAGGTGTTTCAGCTCAGTCTAGTGTTGGATCTCACTGAAGTGGGTCTGATATTCTGTAAGGCTAAGTCATAGGTTCACTTTCCTGCCTTATCTCCCAGTAGGTGGAGTCTTCTGTCATGGTGACGTGGGGTAGAGATAGGAGAGACAGCCATTAGCCCTGGACTACTGTAGTTCTAGGGGCACAGGTTTGGGCCACTTGCTTAGGCAAAGGGAATGTAGGTTTCTGACTGGTGCTATGTGTCACAATGAAACACCTGATACAAGATTTTCAATCTAAGATCTGAAcataattaactttattttcttggttaGGCAGGGATCTCTCTCTGCCAGTGTGGGGAGAGGTGATACAGGCaactttccctttctgcttctaaGGTGTCTTAAAAGAATACTAAAGCCAGGTATTCTAGTCTGGTGCCTAGTTTTCTCAGTTCTCCTGAAGATGCTGTCGTGAATGTATAGGCATTCCACAATGAGGCCAGATGGGGGAAGATAGAGAATTATCTGGGACTTTCCTGCTTTTCCACTGGTCAGCCACAAGGCTGCCAGGAGATGTGAGTTATATGAGAGGCAGGAAGAATAACACCACACTGTAGACCAAGACAAGGACAGTCCCTGAAATACTGAACTTTAAATTTACCGAAGAAATGATGGACCCTAACATAGAATGATAAACAAAGGCATCGGAGGTGAGGCAAAATTCTATTGACCCAAGTAGGGCTGCAATCAAAGATACAAGCTCCATAGGCTGTTTATCTGCAAAAACACAGTTTAATACCCTATCTGCACCCAGGTGGTGGTGCTACTATGATTGCatcacgtgggaggcagaggacctgtgtgaattccaggccagcatggtctacagcgTTAGAACCATGGCAACtagtgttacacagagaaaccctgtttcagagagagagggagggagggagagagagagagagagagagagagagagagagagagagagagagatctgcagCAGCCCAGAAACATGTACTGAGGAGGCGTCCCTAGCATTTCCTAGTTTGCTCCCTGTAGCCAAGGAGGTAGATTATATTAGGAGAGGTGGGAAAGTGAATCCCTTTGGCTTGGGAGACATTGAACATTTTATATAGCCATGCCCAAATGTACATTGCAGTTGCACCTCCCGTAGATGTGAATGTCTACTTTGTCAAGCAGTGTGCATCTAGAATGTTGATTGTTATCTTGGTCTTGGATATACTTGGGCAGAAAGTACTAACTGCTGAAGAGTTAATAAAGCCAAACACAAGGGGCAGCTACAGCCTAAATTCTGGAGTTCAAGGTTCAGGGTACAAATGCAAGGGATATGGAAAGTAAGGTGGTGTGATATATTAAAGAACTAATTAATCCACAATAACTGAATATAAATATACCAAAATTGTTGAAATGTGAGATAAATAATTCAATAGCTCTTTGTTAAAGACTATGAACATCCTTTAGGCATATTTGAacaaactgaggaagagaaggtgtCAGTTGAAAACATAGGTGAGTCTGGATATGGAGGTGCACTCTTTtagtctcagctctcaggaggcagaggcaggtggatctctgtgagttcaagtccagcctggtctacaaagcatgtTCTAGGTCAGGCTGGGTACACGGttagaccctgtcttaacaaaacaaaactaaacaatagTAACCATAGCAGCAaaatcaacagcagcagcagcaacaacaacaacattggtgagaaaaatcagaaacaagaaaacaagaaagagaagttcagcaagaaaaatgagacagaaaaaaaaaaaccaaaccaaaaccaaccaaccaaacaaaaaaacaaacaaaaaacaaaccaaaaacctaaaaTACTCAAAATCAAATCCAAActcaaaaggaaatattaaaattacaaaagaaaaacccaataagttaaataaaaaccCAGCAGGAAGGATTATCAGCAGGCTACACCATGCAGAAGAGGACCAGGAACTCAAGACAAGGTTCAGGAAATATTATATCCATGAAGCAGTAAAGAAAGACAGGTGGATATAACTGCAACTTTTGAGAGCTCTGGGCCACTGTTAAGAGATCGAACCCAAGAACTGAAGAGTTTATCCTACTTACaaagtaaaacacataaaaaattttCCTGGAATTCTAAAATTCAGAAAtacatgagagggagagagagagagagagagagaga is a window of Mus pahari unplaced genomic scaffold, PAHARI_EIJ_v1.1 scaffold_9449_1, whole genome shotgun sequence DNA encoding:
- the LOC110315459 gene encoding mas-related G-protein coupled receptor member A6-like, with the translated sequence MTPTTTNTTDASIPRSIDIIPWIPHLIIIILGMVGMAGNTIVFWLLGFRLRRNAFSIYILNLALADFLFLLCHIIASMLGLLKFSYTNIIFRRCFYTMRMIPYIAGLSMLSAISTERCLSVLCPIWYRCHRPKNTSSVVCAVIWILSLLTCILNRYFCGFLDTKYVNNYGCMASTYFIALYLVFLSVVLCVSSLALLVRLFCGTERMKLTRLYVTIMLTVLVFLLCALPCGFYWFLLNLIKNDFGKFDLSLYMVSLILTAINSCANPIIYFFVGSFRHRLKHQTLKKVLQRALEDIPETAENMVDMSRSKAEP